A window of Helicobacter pylori genomic DNA:
AAGTGCGCTTTCTTTTAGCGAAAAAATGATCGCTTTAAAAAAGGCCCGCCAGGCCATCATTAAATTAAAACAAGGAGAATTAGTCGCCATATGAAAAAGATCAAAGCTTTAGCCTTATTTAGTGGGGGGCTAGACAGTTTGTTATCCATGAAATTACTCATTGATCAAGGCATTGAAGTAACCGCCTTACACTTTAATATAGGGTTTGGAGGGAATAAGGATAAAAGGGAATATTTTGAAAACGCCACCGTGCAAATCGGAGCTAAACTCTTGGTGTGCGATATTAGAGAGCAATTTTTTAACGATGTGTTGTTCAAGCCCAAATACGGCTATGGGAAGTATTTCAACCCTTGTATAGACTGCCATGCCAACATGTTTAGGAATGCGTTTTATAAAATGCTTGAATTGGATGCTGATTTTGTTTTGAGCGGGGAAGTGCTAGGGCAACGCCCTAAATCTCAAAGAAAAGAAGCGCTCGATCAAGTGAGAAAATTAGTCAGAGCGGTGGGCGAAGAGGCGCGTTTTGATAAGGTTTTAGACAGAACGCAAGCAAGCAATGAAAAACCGCAGTTTTTAGATGAATTATTATTAAGACCCATGAGCGCTAAACTTTTAGAACCTACTTTCATGGAAAAAAAGGGTTTTGTTGATAGAGAAAAGCTTTTAGATGTGAATGGTAGGGGGCGCTCTAGGCAATTGCAAATGATCAAAGATTATGGCTTGAAATATTATGAAAAGCCGGGCGGGGGGTGCTTGCTTACGGATATTCAAGTGAGTAATAAGATTAAGAATCTAAAAGAATACAGAGAAATGGTGTTTGAAGACAGCGTGATTGTCAAAATCGGGCGCTATTTTGTCTTACCGAATAACGCTCGCTTGGTGGTGGCAAGGAATGAAGAAGAAAACCATAAACTAGACATTCAGCACCCCTTAATGGATAAGATTGAATTGCTAGGCTGTAAAGGCCCTTTGAGTTTGGTGGATAAAAATGCGAGCCAAGAGGATAAAGAATTAGCCGGCCGCATCGCTTTAGGGTATGCTAAAACTTCAAAAAATCAGGCTTATCTCATTCAAATAGGGAATGAAAAGCGCGAGCTTTACCCTTTGGATAAAGAGAGCGCTAGAGAATATTTGCTGGCTTAAAAGGGGATTTTTTTGAGAGTTTTAGGGGTTTTCTTTTATGCTATAATGAAAAAAGCTCTAATTGGCGTTAAGCTATTTGCTAGGAGGTCTGTATGCAAGAGTTTTTAGGTTTTGGTGTGGTGGGGAATTTTGCAGGGCATTTGGAGCAAGCAGGAGAGAGTCATAGTTTTATTAACATGAAAAGCGAAGAAAAGGATGCTCCTAAGGGGTTGTTCCCTTTTTATATCCCGTATGAACATTGCTATTTGGGGCGTTGTTGCATTAATAATCATAAGATCATTTTGCCCAATGATTTGAATTTAAAGGTGCAAGCCGAGCCAGAAATCGCTTTGGAATGCGATGTCAAATACGATGAAAAAAATCTAGTAACCAAGCTTGTGCCTAATTTCTTCATGGCGTTTAACGACGCTTCTGTGCGTAATTTAGAAGCCACAAAACTCTCCCAAAAAAAGAATTTCTCACCGGCTTCTAAAGGTATTGGGCAGAAATTACCCATTGACAGGTTTGTTTATGGAGGGGTGTGCAACAACTTTTCTATCGCATCGTTTTTAAAATACAACAATGTTTGGCACATTTATGGGGAAAACAGCAAATTGCTCAAATACGAGTTTTTTTATCAAAAACTCTTAGACTGGCTCAAAGACCGATTAAACCACCAACAAGACGGCGATTCTTTAGAAGCCTTAAGACCTTTTTTAGAACGCCACCATTTCCCCACTAAAATGATTTTTGCGATCGGAGCTACCCCTTATATGCCTTTTGCACAAGAGCATTTTTTGCAAAAGGGCGATGAGGTGGCAATCATTGCTTACAACCATTTGCAATATAGTTTTGAAAAGATTCAAAGCTTGTTGGAAGAAGACGCCTTGCAAACCAAAGAACACACTAATCTTTCTTATGTCTATCAAATCGTAGAATAGTAAGGCTTTTACCTCTTTAGCTTTGCTTTTTTACCCTTTTAAAGATTAAATCCACCCCTTTTTAGCCCCATTTTAGAGAGTTTTTATGGTTTTTTTGAGATAATTAAACCCTATAAAGTTAATTAAAATTAAACAAAAGGGTTGTGATGTCCGCTCATTTTTTAAAAATCATTTTTTTAGTAGGCTTGTGTGTTTCCAGCTTGTTCGCTGAAGGTTTAGAGGGGTTTTTTAACGCCCTAGAAGCCCAGCTTAAAAGCCCCATCGCTAAGGGGATTTTAATGGTAATCTTCATAGGGATCGCTATTTATGTGTGGAGGAATTTAGATCGGTGGAAAGAGATTCTATTTACGATCCTTGGCGTGGTGTTTGGAATCTTTTTATTCTTTAAAGCCCCGAGTTTAGCGAATTGGTTTATGGGAATTTTTTAATGATTATCCTATCAGCGAGCGTGAAGAATTTGCGTGAAATTTCGGTCAAAGAAAAATTTTTGTGGCTGAACGCTAAATCTTATTTGATTTCTGTTTTTGTGCCTTTTATCTTGCTCCCTTGGATTGATTTGTTGAGCGCTTTTTTATTGTATTTGGGGTTTTTAGCGCTCTTTAGCGTGCTGGAATTTTTTGATGAAGATATTGCAGATATTATTATCGCCAAAAGCAAGATAAAGACTAAAACCAAAAGTTACAGAGCGTAGAATGCTAGAGAAGCTTTTAAACGCTGTCAAACAAAAAATTTCAAACTATTTTTTAGGGGTTTTGCCTAAAAGCTATTCTATGAGCGAAGAAAATAATATTCTAGGCTTGTATGATGAGCATTTTTTACTCACTAAAAATGAAAACCTCGTTGGCGTCCTCCGGTTAGAAGGGGTGAGTTACACCCATTTAAGCACAGAGCAATTGCAAGATCTTTTCACCGAGCGCCAAATGGCGTTGGATTCTTTAGAAAAAGTCGTGGCGCGAATCGTGGTTAAAAGGCGCAAAATTGATTGCAAGCAAAACATTCAAGCCAATTCCCAACACTTGCAAGCGATTTTAAACCAGTTTGAAAACAAAGAAGTGTATGAGAATCAGTATTTTTTAGTTTTAGAAAGCGTGCATTCCTTGCAAGGCGTTTTAGAGCATAAGAAAAAATCCTTAATGCATGCTAATAGGGAAAATTTTAAGGATATTCTCTCTTATAAAGCGCATTTTTTGCAAGAAACTTTAAGAAGTTTAGAAATCCAACTCAAAAATTATGCCCCCAAACTCTTAAACTCTAAAGAAGTGTTGAATTTTTACGCAGAATACATCAACGGGTTTGAGCTGCCTTTAAAGCCTTTAGTAGGGGGGTATTTGAGCGATAGCTATATCGCTAGTTCTGTTACTTTTGAAAAAGATTATTTCATTCAAGAAAGCTTCAATCAAAAAATTTACAACCGCTTGATCGGCATTAAAGCTTATGAGAGCGAACGCATCACCTCCATAGCGATCGGAGCGCTTTTATACCAAGAGATGCCCTTAGATATTATCTTTTCCATAGAGCCAATGAGCGCAAATAAAACGCTGGGTTTTTTAAAAGAAAGGGCTAAGTTTAGCATGTCTCATCTCGTTAAAAACGAGCTGTTAGAATACCAAGAATTAGTCAAAACCAAACGCTTATCCATGCAAAAATTCGCCCTAAACATTCTTATTAAAGCCCCTAGTTTAGAAAGTTTAGACACTCAAACGAGCTTAGTTTTAGGGCTTTTGTTTAAAGAAAACTTAGTGGGCGTTATAGAAACTTTTGGCTTGAAAGGAGGGTATTTTTCCTTTTTCCCTGAACGCATCCATTTAAACCACCGCTTGCGGTTTTTAACCTCTAAAGCTTTAGCGTGTTTGATGGTGTTTGAAAGGCAAAATTTAGGTTTTAAGGCCAATTCATGGGGGGATAGTCCTTTGAGCGTGTTTAAAAATTTGGATTATTCCCCTTTTTTATTCAATTTCCACAACCAAGAAGTGAGCCACAAAAACGCCAAAGAAATCCCTAGGGTGAACGGGCATACGCTAATCATAGGGGCTACTGGGAGCGGTAAAAGCACGCTGATGAGCTTTTTAATGATGAGCGCTTTAAAATACCAAAACATGCGCCTTTTGGCCTTTGACAGGATGCAAGGGTTGTATTCTTTCACAGAGTTTTTTAAAGGGCATTACCATGACGGCAAATCTTTTAGCATCAACCCCTTTTGTTTAGAGCCTAATTTGCAAAATTTAGAATTTTTGCAATCCTTCTTTTTGAGCATGTTTGATCTCACGCCCTCAAGGAATAAAGAAGCTTTAGAAGACATGAATGCGGTTTCTAGTGCGATTAAAAGCCTTTATGAGACTTTATACCCAAAAGCTTTTAGTTTGCTAGATTTTAAAGAAACGCTTAAAAGAACCTCATCTAACCAATTGGGTTTGAGTTTAGAGCCGTATTTGCATAACCCCCTTTTTAACGCCTTAAATGATGCGTTCAATTCCAACGCTTTTTTAAATGCAATCAACCTAGACACCATCACTCAAAACCCTAAGGACTTAGGGCTTTTAGCCTATTATTTGTTTTATAAAATCTTAGAAGAATCCAGGAAAAACGACAGCGGTTTTTTGGTTTTTTTAGACGAGTTTAAATCCTATGTGGAAAACGATTTATTGAACACTAAAATCAACGCTTTAATCACGCAAGCCAGAAAAGCTAATGGCGTGGTGGTGTTAGCCTTGCAAGATATTTACCAATTGAGCGGGGTCAAAAACGCCCATAGCTTTTTAAGCAACATGGGGACTCTTATTTTGTATCCGCAAAAAAACGCCAGAGAATTGAAAAATCATTTCAATGTGCCTTTGAGCGAGACTGAAATTTCTTTTTTAGAAAACACCCCCTTGTATGCCAGGCAGGTTTTAGTCAAAAATTTAGGCAATGGGAGTTCTAACATGATTGATGTGAGTTTGGAGGGCTTGGGGCGTTATTTGAAAATCTTTAATTCAGATTCTAGCCATGTGAATAAAGTGAAAGCGTTGCAAAAAGACTACCCTAAAGAATGGCGTGAAAAACTTTTGAAGAGTTAGTTTAAAAAGTTCGTTTTAATGGAAGCACTCCTATTCAGATGGCTAAGGCACACAAGAAATTAGGGGACTCTGCTGTATTCCTACCCTGAAGCGTTACCCTAAAATCCTATTGCATAGGTCTAAATAAGAGCTTAATGACTATTTTAACTATAAAAAGCTTATGTTTTCATAAAAATGTTATGATACGCTCAAATTAGTCAAGCAAAAAATTTCAATTAAAAGGGTTAGATTGAAAATATTCTTTCTGTTGATGTCGGTAATTTTAGGAGTATCATTAACAGGTTGCATAGGCTATCGTATGGACTTAGAGCATTTTAACACGCTTTATTATGAAGAAGGCCCTAAACAAGCTTATGAATATTCCAAACAATTCACTAAGAAAAAAAAGAACGCTCTTTTATGGGATTTGCAAAATGGCTTGAGCGCTTTATACGCAAGAGATTACAACGATTCTTTAGGGGTATTAGATCAAGCCGAACAACGCTTTGATAAGTTGCAAAGCGCTTTTACAAAAGGGGCTGGTTATGTGGGCGCTGCCATGATTAATGATAACGTGCGCGCTTATGGAGGGAATATTTATGAGGGCGTTTTAATCAATTATTACAAAGCGATAGACTACATGCTTTTAAATGACAACGCGAACGCTAGGGTGCAATTCAACCGCGCGAACGAGCGCCAACGCAGGGCTAAAGAATTTTATTACCAAGAAGTGCAAAAGGCCATTAAAGACATCGATTCTAGCAAAAAGCACAATATCAATATAGAGCGCTCTAGAGCGGAAGTGAGCGAAATTTTAAACAACACCTATTCCAATTTAGACAAATACGAAGCGTATCAGGGCTTAATTAATCCGGCGGTTTCGTATCTTTCAGGGTTGTTTTACGCTTTAGATGGGGATAAAAACAAGGGGCTAGGCTATCTTAATGAAGCTTATGGGATCAGCCAAAGCTCTTTTGTAGCTCAAGATTTGGTTTTTTTTAAAAACCCTAACAAAAGCCATTTCACTTGGATCATCATTGAAGATGGTAAAGAGCCGCAAAAAAGCGAAATTAAAATTGATGTGCCTATTTTTATGATTGATTCGGTTTATAATGTGAGTTTGGCCTTGCCCAAGCTAGAAAAAGGGGAAGCGTTTTATCAAAATTTCACCTTAAAAGATGGAGAAAAAGTAACACCCTTTGACACTTTAGCCTCAATAGATGCAGTCGTTGCGAGCGAATTCAGGAAGCAATTGCCCTATATTATCACCAGAGCGATTTTATCGGCCACTTTCAAGGTGGGCATGCAAGCGGTTGCAAATTATTATTTGGGGTTTGTTGGGGGGTTAGTCACTTCCTTGTATTCAGATGCAAGCACCTTTGCAGACACGAGAAACACGAGCATTTTTGCCCATAAAATCTATGTCATGCGCATCAAAAACAAAGCCTTTGAACGTTATGAAGTTCAGGCTGATTCCATTGACGCTTTTTCGTTTTCCTTAAAGCCTTGTAAAAGATCGTTTGAAAGCCCCAAAGTCATTGACGCTAGGGAATTGCTTTTAGGGTTTGTAGCTGCTCCGCAAGTCTTTTGCTCTAACCGCCATAATATTTTATATGTGCGCAGTTTTAAAAACGGGTTTGTTTTGAATCATTTGAAATGATTTAAAAAAACAAAGGGATTTTAGTTTTTGAAGTGTCGTTAGCATTAGACACAAACACGCTATAATTAACGATACAAAAACCTATGTTAAGGGGAAGTCATGGCTGATAGTTTGGCAAGCATTG
This region includes:
- a CDS encoding VirB4 family type IV secretion/conjugal transfer ATPase produces the protein MLEKLLNAVKQKISNYFLGVLPKSYSMSEENNILGLYDEHFLLTKNENLVGVLRLEGVSYTHLSTEQLQDLFTERQMALDSLEKVVARIVVKRRKIDCKQNIQANSQHLQAILNQFENKEVYENQYFLVLESVHSLQGVLEHKKKSLMHANRENFKDILSYKAHFLQETLRSLEIQLKNYAPKLLNSKEVLNFYAEYINGFELPLKPLVGGYLSDSYIASSVTFEKDYFIQESFNQKIYNRLIGIKAYESERITSIAIGALLYQEMPLDIIFSIEPMSANKTLGFLKERAKFSMSHLVKNELLEYQELVKTKRLSMQKFALNILIKAPSLESLDTQTSLVLGLLFKENLVGVIETFGLKGGYFSFFPERIHLNHRLRFLTSKALACLMVFERQNLGFKANSWGDSPLSVFKNLDYSPFLFNFHNQEVSHKNAKEIPRVNGHTLIIGATGSGKSTLMSFLMMSALKYQNMRLLAFDRMQGLYSFTEFFKGHYHDGKSFSINPFCLEPNLQNLEFLQSFFLSMFDLTPSRNKEALEDMNAVSSAIKSLYETLYPKAFSLLDFKETLKRTSSNQLGLSLEPYLHNPLFNALNDAFNSNAFLNAINLDTITQNPKDLGLLAYYLFYKILEESRKNDSGFLVFLDEFKSYVENDLLNTKINALITQARKANGVVVLALQDIYQLSGVKNAHSFLSNMGTLILYPQKNARELKNHFNVPLSETEISFLENTPLYARQVLVKNLGNGSSNMIDVSLEGLGRYLKIFNSDSSHVNKVKALQKDYPKEWREKLLKS
- a CDS encoding MnmA/TRMU family protein — encoded protein: MKKIKALALFSGGLDSLLSMKLLIDQGIEVTALHFNIGFGGNKDKREYFENATVQIGAKLLVCDIREQFFNDVLFKPKYGYGKYFNPCIDCHANMFRNAFYKMLELDADFVLSGEVLGQRPKSQRKEALDQVRKLVRAVGEEARFDKVLDRTQASNEKPQFLDELLLRPMSAKLLEPTFMEKKGFVDREKLLDVNGRGRSRQLQMIKDYGLKYYEKPGGGCLLTDIQVSNKIKNLKEYREMVFEDSVIVKIGRYFVLPNNARLVVARNEEENHKLDIQHPLMDKIELLGCKGPLSLVDKNASQEDKELAGRIALGYAKTSKNQAYLIQIGNEKRELYPLDKESAREYLLA
- a CDS encoding TrbC/VirB2 family protein; translation: MSAHFLKIIFLVGLCVSSLFAEGLEGFFNALEAQLKSPIAKGILMVIFIGIAIYVWRNLDRWKEILFTILGVVFGIFLFFKAPSLANWFMGIF
- a CDS encoding DUF5718 family protein, with the protein product MQEFLGFGVVGNFAGHLEQAGESHSFINMKSEEKDAPKGLFPFYIPYEHCYLGRCCINNHKIILPNDLNLKVQAEPEIALECDVKYDEKNLVTKLVPNFFMAFNDASVRNLEATKLSQKKNFSPASKGIGQKLPIDRFVYGGVCNNFSIASFLKYNNVWHIYGENSKLLKYEFFYQKLLDWLKDRLNHQQDGDSLEALRPFLERHHFPTKMIFAIGATPYMPFAQEHFLQKGDEVAIIAYNHLQYSFEKIQSLLEEDALQTKEHTNLSYVYQIVE
- a CDS encoding COG3014 family protein; translation: MSVILGVSLTGCIGYRMDLEHFNTLYYEEGPKQAYEYSKQFTKKKKNALLWDLQNGLSALYARDYNDSLGVLDQAEQRFDKLQSAFTKGAGYVGAAMINDNVRAYGGNIYEGVLINYYKAIDYMLLNDNANARVQFNRANERQRRAKEFYYQEVQKAIKDIDSSKKHNINIERSRAEVSEILNNTYSNLDKYEAYQGLINPAVSYLSGLFYALDGDKNKGLGYLNEAYGISQSSFVAQDLVFFKNPNKSHFTWIIIEDGKEPQKSEIKIDVPIFMIDSVYNVSLALPKLEKGEAFYQNFTLKDGEKVTPFDTLASIDAVVASEFRKQLPYIITRAILSATFKVGMQAVANYYLGFVGGLVTSLYSDASTFADTRNTSIFAHKIYVMRIKNKAFERYEVQADSIDAFSFSLKPCKRSFESPKVIDARELLLGFVAAPQVFCSNRHNILYVRSFKNGFVLNHLK